The nucleotide sequence AAACTAAAAATCGTTACCAACCCTGCCGAATCTGGCGCCTACGGTTTTGCAGTTAAAAAAGGTAAAAATCAAGCCTTACTATCAGCATTCAACACGGGCTTAAAGGACTTAAAGGCAAGTGGTGCTTATGATGATATTGTTGCCAAGTACTTAGGTACCGATCAAGGAAAGAAAATTAAAGCTAGTGATGATAGTTCTGACCGGACATTCTTCGGGCTAATCAAGCAGAATAAAGGAGCTTTACTTAGTGGTCTGTCAGAAACCCTTTGGTTAACCGTTGTTTCGATTTTCTTTGCAACGATTTTTGGAATCATTGTTGGTTTGATGGGAGTTGTTCCAAGTAAATTTACCAATGGCCTATCAACAACCATTATTTATATTTTCCGGGGTTTGCCACTTCTTGTGCTCGCCCTATTCATCTATACTGGTATTCCAAGTTTGACTGGTACAAAAATTCCAGCATTCATTGCCGGGGTTGTAACCTTGACGTTTAACGAAGGTGCCTACATTGCAGCGTTCGTGAAGGGTGGAATTCAAGCAGTAGATTCTGGTCAAATGGAAGCTGCTCGAAGCCTTGGATTACCGTTTGGTAAATCGATGAGGAAAGTTATTCTGCCACAAGGAATCAGGATCATGATTCCATCATTCATCAACCAATTCATCATTACATTGAAAGATACCTCAATCTTGTCAATTATTGGATTACTAGAATTGACCCAAACTGGTAAGATTATCATTGCCAGAAACCTTGAAGGGTTTAAGGTTTGGGCAATCATCGCGGTAATTTACCTGGTTATAATCACCCTCTTAACTTGGTTATCCAATTGGGTACAAAGGAGAACTAAACTATGAGCGAAAAAAATGAATCTGCAAAAGTAAAAGTAACTGGTCTCACAAAGAAGTATGGCGATAATTTGGTTCTTAAGGGAATCGATCTCTCCGTAAAAAATAACGAAGTGGTCGTTGTTATTGGCCCTTCTGGATCAGGAAAAAGTACATTCTTAAGAACATTAAACAAGCTTGAAGAACCATCTTCTGGTTCAATCATTATTGACGATGTAGATATTGCAAAGAAAGATACAGACATCAACACAGTCCGTGAAAATATTGGGATGGTTTTCCAACATTTTAATCTGTTTAATAACTTAACTGTCGGCGAAAACATCATGCTTGCCCCGGTACAACTCAAAAAAGAAACTCCTGAAGATGCTGCTGAACATGCCAAGAAATTACTAAGTATGGTCGGATTGGCAGAAAAGTTCGATGCTAAAGTTCAGTCACTATCAGGTGGACAACAACAACGGGTTGCAATCGCTCGTGCTTTAGCCATGAAGCCAGACGTAATGTTATTCGATGAACCAACCTCGGCCTTGGATCCTGAAATGGTTGGTGATGTATTGGCCGTTATGAAGGATTTGGCCAAACAAGGTATGACTATGATCGTTGTTACCCATGAAATGGGATTTGCTAAGGAAGTTGCCGATCGTGTTGTCTTTGTTGATGATGGTCGGATTCTTGAACAAGGAACTCCAGAAGATGTATTTAATCACCCACAGAATGCCCGTCTCCAAGACTTCTTAAACAAGATTCTAAACGTTTAAAAAGCTATTCAATACACAAACACCCGTAACTAGCGAAATGCTAACTACGGGTGTTTTTTTGCGTTTTAAAAAATATCGGTGATAACCACTTGATTACCATGCTGTTTGATAATGTTTACCAAATCCTTAGTTTTCATCCAGACAGTGGCTGTATTATCGTTTGGATGGACTCCAATAATCCCAGGGGCTTTAGTGAACTGCTTATCTAGGTATAGGTCCACGTCATGTGCCTTGTTGTTAAGCAAGCCAAATGGCGTTACCGAACCAGGACTTAGACCAAGCTTATCTTTTAAAACAG is from Lentilactobacillus curieae and encodes:
- a CDS encoding amino acid ABC transporter ATP-binding protein encodes the protein MSEKNESAKVKVTGLTKKYGDNLVLKGIDLSVKNNEVVVVIGPSGSGKSTFLRTLNKLEEPSSGSIIIDDVDIAKKDTDINTVRENIGMVFQHFNLFNNLTVGENIMLAPVQLKKETPEDAAEHAKKLLSMVGLAEKFDAKVQSLSGGQQQRVAIARALAMKPDVMLFDEPTSALDPEMVGDVLAVMKDLAKQGMTMIVVTHEMGFAKEVADRVVFVDDGRILEQGTPEDVFNHPQNARLQDFLNKILNV